The Arabidopsis thaliana chromosome 5, partial sequence genomic interval GACAAACCTTTAGGAGTTCGACAATTTGAACGACTGGACCAATTCTATTTGCTGCTTTCTTAATGTCTGACTCCATCCAATTTCTAGGGACATTACCAAGAAAGAGACGATGCTTTGCTTAGGTAGTCGAACATTTTATCCTTTTACCCTATTGAATAACaataagtaaacaaacaaataagagCCAGAAATATTCGGAAACACCAATCCATCAAAATTCTAGGTAACTATTAAGAATCAGGTCAAAGAACTTACTCTGAATACAGTGTTATTTAGATTATCAATTGCTTCAGCAGCTAAGTCCTTACATCTGAATGTTACAAATGGATAACCCTTTCCATCACCAGGTTCCTTTTCCCTCATTATCTAACCTGTTGACATCACACAACCTGAGCCACAAGCGTCGCATGTCCTTATGTCCTCATGACATGAACCCTACACAGTAATTAAATAAGCAAATCGTTTAGGGTGTGTATTCCCAATAACTGTAAAAGAGTCAGATACAGACTGTACGTCCACGCCTATGTAGTATGTATAAATGCCTTCATGACTTAGAACAGAAAATATATCACCAGACGTAGATGCTACAGGATGCTTACAGAACTGATTATGAATTATACAGGATGCTTATAGAACTGtcaatttatttactttttgtctTCCCAAACCAATTAGAAGAGCAAACTTGAAcatctaaccaaaaaaaaaacgaaaaggaATATGTGTCAACTGTCAAGAAAACGTGCCTGAAATCTAGAAGCAGGTCCATAGTCCTGGTCGGATTAAGGCGCAGAGGAATCTGGGCAGCTGATTTCAGCATCTCTACAATTATTCTCGACCCCATTTTCTGCTAAAACTGCTTCCTCAAGTGCATTCTTAAATTTGGCTTGTAATTGTACAAGTTTGTCTAATCCTGAAATCTGAAGTTATGAAAGGCTAAGGAACAGACACAAACAGACAAATATGAAAGAATCCAGTAAATATGAGCGTCTCATGTACTTACTTGCCCATAAATTCCGTAAATGGATACATCAATCCTTGTCTGACCCATGCATGGTCCTGTAAATGACCATAAGTTTCAGAAAAAGATCGTATAGAAATATGATGCCTTGGTCCCTTAATAAGCCTGTGGGATATAACCTCCAGATCAATCTTCCGAAACATCAGCAGTAACAGATATGAAGTAGTAGCTGATCCGGAAACATCATCAGCAGTAAGTCAGTAACAGATCAATCTTTCCGGTCATACGAAACCAATGGATTTTCCAAACCCTCCTTCTGCAAAACTTCCATCGTACCTGATCTTCCAAAACCTTCTGCAGCCTAGAACTCACTAATTCCAAATCATCAAGACCTGATCTTCTACTCAAGACCTCGTCTTCATCAACCTCTACTTTCGCCACATTTCCAACAGAATCCAGATAGACAGTGAAAATGGGATTTGAACAAATACCACAATACTCTGCTTCAGAAGATTGGATGATTCCGTGTGTAGGAACTAGTGGTACCAAATTACTCACCTTTTCTTTGTCGGATGCTGCGATTTCATGCTCCGGAAAACCAGAATCTACCATAGCCCCATACACTTTAAACAGCACTGATAACATCTGagataaaacaatattcaaGTTACTAGTTTACATAACAAACCAATTTTTACCCACAAAGAAGAGTTATATTATCCACAAGAAACATCTCTTACCAATAAGCTCTTTTCGGTTAAAAACAAACAGTCAGCATCTCTTGCATAAGTGCCTGCTCGAACTGAGctttttagtaataaaatGTCCAACCACCATAGATAATCGTCTTCCTTATCTTCTCCATACTCGCGGTATTAGCTGACAACAGCTTGCGGACCAAACAactccatctctctcttgaGTTTGTTGAGTTTCTTTTCCATGAACTTCTTGTTCCTCTCTGGCAGCTTTTCCATTATATCAGCTGCGTCTTTGATTTCGTCTTCTGTAATCCATCGGTCTAAGTCTTTTCCCATGTCTCTCATAACAGCTTTCACTTCTGGATCAGTCTCTGCATTGTACAACTCAAGGAACCCACGTGACCACTTCTTCGTGTGCTGCCAGTACTCCTTTCCTGATTTTTTACCAGGTCTAACAGATCCATCACTTCCTTCTACAACAATCTTTGGCTGGCTTGAGGTAATTTCTGATGAAGGGGTGAGAGTGTTCTCAGAGGAAGCAGACTCTGATAATTCCTGATGAGAGCTCTGTTCTTCATATTTCACAGGAGATACAGATGCAGCTTTTCCAGAAAACAGTGCTTCACGCTGTTCATGATAGTTATTGAGAAACTCGGGGTTCTTATCAAGCGAAGGCCCTTTCCATCTCGGTATGATCTTTTCTAGTGGATCATACACACTGACGCCATCTGAATAATAAGAGGAAGGGAGATAGTTGAGATATATTTTGACAAGCTGATTAATGCATCATTTGTGTACGTAAGATATTGAGCAAACTTAGTCTCAATCAAAGTTGTAGAGAAGATTACCTACTCTGTAGTCCAGGTTTTCAACGTTTGAATGAATTCACTGATGCAGATGAGAcagtttctcattttctttctcaactttcttctccaagCTTTGCAAAAATATAGCTTTATCTTCAGCATCAATCAGGTGAGATGGATCCCTACCAGCCAGCTCATTATCTCGAACACAGAAGACAATGTCTCTTAGCTTTTCGTCCTTCATCCACTCAAGCTCATCATTATATTCACTGCGGTAAAGTTCTGCAATATCAGCAATCGTACCAGGCTCCtgagtttctctctctctcttgcaGCCATATAATTATCCCTAAATCCTGCTCTCAGTTTTTCAACAACAGGCTCAAATTCATGGTAGTTTTCTCTATCCAATTCTCCTTTCCTGATGGTTCTTCCTTCTCTATATGTTCAGTACCACCAGAAGAGCTTTTGGCTGATTTGagctcttctcttttatttgaaCTCGATCCCTTAACTGCATTCCCAGTTTCTGAGAGTTTTTGGTAGTCATTCTTTTGGGGTTGAGAATCAACATCCTTCCCCAACGGTTCAGAAGAAGTAGACTCAAGTGCAGATTTCAAGGTTCAATTGACAGCTGCACcaaggattttatttttgtcaaccaaTTTGTGTTTTCTAGCTACACCACGCTCTTCGTCGCTCTGTTTTGGGAAGATTTCATCACTGTCTTGGGCCATCTGAGAAAGTTCCTGAGTAAGCTCTTTCTCACCACTTCTTCTTGAAAGGAACTCTTTAGCCTCTTTTACAGACCGTATGACCCGTGACTTTCGACCAGTGCTATTCTTCATCATACTTAACTGATCCTTAGTGACATCAGAAGCTTGGATGACTCCGTCTGTAGGAACTAGTGGTACCACATTActcaccttttttttgtcagatgCTGCCATTTCATGATTCGGAAAACCAGAATCTACCATAGCCCCATTCAACATCGGAACAGCAAAAGCAGAAAGTTCAGTGTTCTCACTGTCAGTCGAAGTTCCCAAGCGTTcatctttatcatcatcacctacACTGTGTGTCAAACCGTCATGTGGAAGACTCTTCTGTGACTGAATGCTTATATCTTCATCACTGTCGCCTGTTTCTTTGTTCACATCGCGCTTCTCCTTTTCATTAAGTTCTATGCCAGCTTCTATCTCCCGTGCTCGCCTAGCCATTACTTTGATTTCATGGATCTTATCATCAAAGTCCAGCTCAACATGAGAAGAATTCACGAGTTCCAGTTTCTTCTCTGAACCCTTAACTTTAGATATGCTACTCATAAGTTCATTCCGATCAAACTTAGGCTTCTCAAATGACATCAATGGCTTTTCCAAGCCCTCCTTGTGCAAAACTTCCACGGTACCTTTCTCCGACATATCCCTTTCCTCCCAAGCTTTCATCTTTCTcctcatcatctccttctccaacTCTGTACACTCAACCTCATTACTCTTCCTATACACAAGCACCGTCTTCAGCAACCAGAGTCCAatgtaaccaaacaaaagagcTCTTCCAATCGCCGGCAACTTTGGAATTAAGTCAAGACGAAGAATTGCGTTTTGGATTGAGCTAACGAAACGAAACTCTtcctctgaagaagaagaagaagaagaagaaacgaacTTGAGAAGAGAAGTATCCTTATGGGTCACATATTCCCCATTCTCCATTTGTTCAGCTAATTTCTTCGCATATACAAGCTTAGAACTCACTGATTCCAAATCATCAAGACctgatcttcttctactcAAGACCTCGTCTTCATCAACCTCTACTTTCGCCACGTTTCCAACAGAATCCAGATAGACAGTGAAAATGGGATTCGAGCAAATACCACAATACCCTGTTCTTCATATTTCACAGGAGGTACAGATGCAGCTTTTCCAGAAAACAATGCTTCACGCTGTTCATGATAGTTGAGATATATTTTGACAAGCTGAGAAAACACTGATGACAAGTTCCCAAGCGttcatttttatcaaataCTTCACTGTGTCGCGATGTGCAAAACTTCCACTGTAACTGATCTTACAAATCCTTGTGCTGCCTAGAACTTACTAATTCCAAATCCCCAAGAcctgatcttcttcttctactcaaGATCTCGTCTTCATTAACCTCTACTTTCTCCACGTGTCCAACAGAATCCAGTGAAAATGGGATTCGAACCAATACCTTAAAACtctgcttccttgttataccGAGCAACCCAATCTTCGAGCTCATTCAGCAAATTCGAATCGTCAGCAACCCTATCTTTCAATCCCTCGGAATCATCACTGTGATCGAAATTATGGCTTTCGTTTAGAGGTTTCGTACCTTGCACAAAACATTTTGGAGTCACCGAAGATCTTTTTGGAGATGGGCAAGTTGAATCGATGTTGGTACCTCTTGTTAGTGAATCGAATTGGGACGAGAAAGCTGAATCTGATTTCCACTTTAAGTAGTCTCTTGGCCTTCGTCTCCGCCATTTTGGTGACTCTGATTGGTCAGatcgaagaaaaagaatcgGTCAGATCGGAGGGAGACAGAGCGAGCCTGAGACTGTACGGATCCGATCAAATGGAAGAGAAAAttaatggagaaaaaaacagaataaaacGAGTCTATCGAGAGACAAGGAAGGAACAGAGGTTCGAGAGACAGATGCAACAGAATAGGGGACAGACAGGCGTTGATAACCAAGACCTCAAAAGCAACATGTATTTTTGACTTCAAAGAAAATCATGAATACCATTTTTACCATATTACTCATATATACTTCAAAGTCTTTTTGccactttattttttttcctaaaagtattctcttttgttttaaaagttcaCACATGGCACAtcccatttgttttttttgttttgtcaatttgaaataataatttcatttcatcTGAACTACAACTTCAGTAAgactctttatttttaaaaagtaactattttttatttctttcttttatgtgtttttttagatttcttgtttcagttttccccaaacatttaaaaaaaaaaaaaaaaaaaattgtttcctAGTATCTGTCTAAGTCGTATAATACTATTccatttatataattaagttaCATGTAAAACTTTATGTGAAGTACTAACTATAGGGACTTGTG includes:
- a CDS encoding embryo defective protein (unknown protein; BEST Arabidopsis thaliana protein match is: unknown protein (TAIR:AT5G28320.1); Has 2580 Blast hits to 2028 proteins in 270 species: Archae - 20; Bacteria - 158; Metazoa - 939; Fungi - 198; Plants - 144; Viruses - 14; Other Eukaryotes - 1107 (source: NCBI BLink).), which encodes MAETKAKRLLKVEIRFSFLVPIRFTNKSDDSEGLKDRVADDSNLLNELEDWVARICKISYSGSFAHRDTVKYLIKMNAWELVISVFSAWYCGICSNPIFTVYLDSVGNVAKVEVDEDEVLSRRRSGLDDLESVSSKLVYAKKLAEQMENGEYVTHKDTSLLKFVSSSSSSSSEEEFRFVSSIQNAILRLDLIPKLPAIGRALLFGYIGLWLLKTVLVYRKSNEVECTELEKEMMRRKMKAWEERDMSEKGTVEVLHKEGLEKPLMSFEKPKFDRNELMSSISKVKGSEKKLELVNSSHVELDFDDKIHEIKVMARRAREIEAGIELNEKEKRDVNKETGDSDEDISIQSQKSLPHDGLTHSVGDDDKDERLGTSTDSENTELSAFAVPMLNGAMVDSGFPNHEMAASDKKKVSNVVPLVPTDGVIQASDVTKDQLSMMKNSTGRKSRVIRSVKEAKEFLSRRSGEKELTQELSQMAQDSDEIFPKQSDEERGVARKHKLDVDSQPQKNDYQKLSETGNAVKGSSSNKREELKSAKSSSGGTEHIEKEEPSGKENWIEKTTMNLSLERETQEPGTIADIAELYRSEYNDELEWMKDEKLRDIVFCVRDNELAGRDPSHLIDAEDKAIFLQSLEKKVEKENEKLSHLHHVYDPLEKIIPRWKGPSLDKNPEFLNNYHEQREALFSGKAASVSPVKYEEQSSHQELSESASSENTLTPSSEITSSQPKIVVEGSDGSVRPGKKSGKEYWQHTKKWSRGFLELYNAETDPEVKAVMRDMGKDLDRWITEDEIKDAADIMEKLPERNKKFMEKKLNKLKREMELFGPQAVMLSVLFKVYGAMVDSGFPEHEIAASDKEKVSNLVPLVPTHGIIQSSEAEYCGICSNPIFTVYLDSVGNVAKVEVDEDEVLSRRSGLDDLELVSSRLQKVLEDQISGLDKLVQLQAKFKNALEEAVLAENGVENNCRDAEISCPDSSAP